One Candidatus Babeliales bacterium DNA window includes the following coding sequences:
- a CDS encoding peroxiredoxin: protein MKFYACLFAVTSSLFSGMCLAKPLAVGAKAPDFTLKNDAGVDCSLHDFVGKKVVLYFYPKDSTPGCTKEACSLRNSYDDFKKNDIVLLGVSYDSVSSHRKFKEKHNLPFPLLSDSKKKVAKAYGAASTWLFFFTAPIPSRITFLIDEKGVIVAVIKDVDVSNHAKEVLKAFGI, encoded by the coding sequence ATGAAGTTTTATGCTTGTTTATTTGCTGTTACCAGCTCGCTTTTTTCTGGCATGTGCCTTGCCAAGCCGTTGGCTGTTGGCGCCAAAGCGCCCGACTTTACCTTAAAAAACGATGCGGGTGTTGATTGCTCGTTGCACGATTTTGTGGGTAAAAAGGTTGTTTTGTATTTTTATCCAAAAGATAGCACGCCTGGTTGTACCAAAGAAGCTTGTTCGTTGAGAAACAGTTACGATGATTTTAAAAAGAATGACATTGTGCTGTTGGGCGTAAGTTATGACTCAGTTTCTTCACACAGAAAATTTAAAGAAAAACATAACCTGCCGTTCCCGCTGTTGAGCGATAGCAAGAAAAAAGTGGCCAAAGCGTATGGCGCTGCTTCAACGTGGCTCTTCTTTTTTACCGCGCCAATTCCTTCACGCATTACCTTTTTGATTGATGAAAAGGGGGTGATTGTGGCAGTGATTAAAGATGTTGATGTTTCAAATCACGCTAAGGAAGTTCTGAAGGCGTTTGGAATTTGA
- a CDS encoding nucleotidyltransferase domain-containing protein translates to MEIIVKMKWGSHLFGTATPTSDIDIKGIYLPTARDILLQQIKPVVLEQRAKKVGEKNLPSDVDYELYSPQKYLALLAQGQSVALEMLFAPDSALLQEPLPAWLEIKKLAPRILTKKSASFVGYCRQQANKYCVKGVRLGAARRVLEVLVCEEKKLGSSAPLRLIRDILQSLVADNDFLALGGDRPDLEYFEVTNKRALLNASIKSARQMVENIIEEYGARAAMAEHCDGADWKALSHAVRVGLQALEFLRDHTITFPLKRAEHIVAIKQGKVPFEQVVQEIEQLVADVEVAAQNSTLPETFDQKIIDDFIEQLYLEQIKKEHFI, encoded by the coding sequence ATGGAAATAATTGTAAAAATGAAGTGGGGTTCGCATCTTTTTGGTACTGCCACCCCAACTTCAGACATTGACATTAAAGGCATTTACCTGCCTACTGCGCGTGACATTTTGTTGCAGCAGATAAAACCCGTGGTACTTGAACAGCGGGCAAAAAAAGTTGGAGAGAAAAATTTACCCAGCGATGTGGATTATGAGCTGTACAGCCCACAAAAATATTTAGCATTGCTAGCGCAAGGCCAGTCGGTTGCGCTTGAAATGCTCTTTGCGCCAGACAGTGCGTTATTGCAGGAGCCACTGCCAGCCTGGCTAGAAATAAAAAAATTAGCGCCACGCATTCTAACAAAAAAATCAGCATCATTTGTTGGCTATTGTCGCCAGCAGGCAAACAAGTACTGTGTTAAAGGAGTGCGTCTTGGTGCTGCCCGTCGCGTGCTTGAGGTACTTGTGTGCGAAGAAAAAAAACTTGGTTCTTCTGCGCCGTTGCGGTTGATTCGCGATATTTTGCAAAGCCTGGTTGCTGACAATGATTTTTTGGCACTGGGTGGCGATAGACCTGACCTTGAATATTTTGAAGTGACCAACAAGCGCGCATTGCTCAATGCTTCCATCAAGTCGGCTCGGCAAATGGTTGAAAATATTATTGAGGAATATGGTGCGCGGGCAGCAATGGCTGAACATTGCGATGGGGCTGATTGGAAGGCGCTTTCACACGCGGTGCGTGTTGGCCTGCAGGCGCTTGAGTTTTTGCGTGACCATACCATTACCTTTCCATTGAAACGGGCTGAGCACATTGTTGCAATTAAGCAAGGCAAGGTGCCGTTTGAGCAGGTAGTTCAAGAGATTGAGCAGCTGGTGGCTGACGTTGAAGTAGCCGCACAAAATTCGACTTTGCCAGAAACTTTCGATCAAAAAATAATCGATGATTTTATTGAGCAGCTTTATCTGGAACAAATTAAAAAAGAGCATTTCATCTAA
- a CDS encoding TfoX/Sxy family protein yields MNNNGFVDYVLDALSPHGNIKARKMFGGYGIYKNDLCFALIINDVLFFKVDKGDEKRFEEYGSQPFSYENKQGKKVIMSYWQLPVDILENPAKLAMWIDKSFYAAQQTKKPKRTAPAKKLNQKKK; encoded by the coding sequence ATGAATAATAACGGTTTTGTCGATTATGTTTTAGATGCCCTGTCGCCACACGGCAACATTAAAGCACGCAAAATGTTTGGCGGCTATGGAATTTATAAAAACGACCTCTGCTTTGCCCTAATTATCAACGATGTTTTATTTTTTAAAGTGGACAAGGGCGACGAAAAACGTTTTGAAGAATATGGTTCCCAGCCCTTTTCGTATGAAAACAAGCAGGGCAAGAAGGTTATTATGAGCTACTGGCAACTGCCCGTAGACATTCTAGAAAACCCAGCCAAACTTGCCATGTGGATTGATAAATCTTTTTATGCAGCACAGCAGACCAAAAAACCAAAGCGCACAGCTCCCGCTAAAAAATTAAACCAAAAGAAAAAATAA